In Erythrobacter sp. F6033, a single genomic region encodes these proteins:
- the ald gene encoding alanine dehydrogenase encodes MLIGVPKEIKNHEYRVGLTPEAAREYVSRGHSVIVETGAGSGIDKADDEYAKIGAEIVSSAEEVFARAEMVVKVKEPQPNEWTQLREGQILFTYLHLAPDPDQARGLMESGVSAVAYETVTGPGGGLPLLAPMSEVAGRLSIEAGAQALRANNGGRGTLMGGVPGVLPARVVVLGGGVVGTQAARMAVGLGADVEIFDRSLPRLRQLDEMFQGRVSTRYSTAGTIEQALTTADVVIGAVLIPGASAPHLVPREDLKLMKNRAVLVDVAIDQGGCFETSKATTHENPTYEVDNVIHYCVANMPGAVPLTSSYALNNATLPFGLALAEKGVKACDDDPHLAPGLNVHKGKIVNEAVAESLGF; translated from the coding sequence ATGCTCATTGGCGTCCCTAAAGAGATCAAGAACCATGAATACCGCGTCGGTCTGACGCCGGAAGCTGCGCGTGAATATGTTTCGCGCGGGCACTCCGTCATTGTTGAGACGGGCGCTGGTTCGGGTATCGACAAAGCGGATGACGAATACGCCAAAATCGGCGCGGAAATCGTCAGCAGCGCAGAGGAAGTGTTCGCCCGCGCGGAAATGGTTGTGAAGGTCAAAGAGCCACAGCCGAACGAATGGACACAGCTGCGCGAAGGGCAAATCCTCTTCACCTATCTCCACCTCGCACCCGATCCCGATCAGGCCCGTGGATTGATGGAAAGCGGTGTTTCCGCCGTGGCCTATGAAACCGTAACCGGCCCCGGTGGCGGCTTGCCGTTGCTTGCCCCGATGAGCGAAGTTGCGGGTCGGCTCTCAATCGAAGCGGGCGCTCAGGCGCTGCGCGCAAACAATGGCGGACGCGGCACTTTGATGGGCGGCGTACCGGGCGTTTTGCCAGCGCGCGTCGTGGTTCTCGGCGGCGGGGTTGTTGGCACTCAGGCAGCGCGTATGGCCGTCGGTCTTGGCGCGGATGTTGAGATTTTCGACCGTTCACTCCCGCGCCTCCGCCAGCTCGATGAAATGTTCCAGGGCCGTGTAAGCACCCGTTATTCGACCGCAGGCACAATCGAGCAGGCGCTGACCACGGCAGATGTTGTGATTGGTGCCGTGTTGATCCCAGGGGCAAGCGCGCCGCATCTGGTGCCGCGCGAAGATCTGAAATTGATGAAGAACCGTGCGGTTCTGGTCGATGTTGCAATTGACCAGGGCGGCTGTTTTGAAACGTCCAAAGCGACGACGCACGAAAACCCGACCTACGAAGTCGACAATGTGATCCATTACTGCGTCGCCAATATGCCAGGCGCGGTGCCGCTCACATCCAGCTATGCGCTGAATAACGCGACGCTGCCATTCGGACTGGCGTTGGCTGAAAAAGGCGTGAAAGCCTGCGATGACGATCCGCATTTGGCGCCCGGATTGAACGTGCATAAGGGCAAAATCGTGAACGAGGCCGTTGCAGAAAGCCTCGGCTTCTAA
- a CDS encoding alternative oxidase: MQSFDSRPLIRQVNHDAELEVHIAPQTLSDRVAFSFVKLLRFFADTFFAKRYGHRAVVLETVAAVPGMVGGLWQHLKALRNMRDDEGWIRTLLDEAENERMHLMTFIEVAQPNRFERALIIAVQLIFYNFYFFLYLVAPRTAHRVVGYFEEEAVLSYTQYLAEVDAGRHANIPAPQIAIEYWQLPSDARLRDVIIAVRADEAEHRDVNHCFVDKIDERREGSIARRRSLDRADAEKA; the protein is encoded by the coding sequence ATGCAGAGCTTCGATTCACGCCCACTTATTCGGCAAGTCAATCACGACGCAGAATTGGAAGTTCATATTGCGCCGCAAACGCTGAGCGACAGGGTCGCTTTCAGCTTTGTAAAATTGCTGCGGTTCTTTGCCGATACGTTTTTTGCCAAACGCTATGGCCACCGCGCCGTTGTGCTGGAAACCGTCGCTGCCGTTCCGGGCATGGTCGGCGGGCTTTGGCAGCATCTAAAAGCGCTGCGGAATATGCGCGATGATGAAGGCTGGATCCGCACTCTGCTTGATGAGGCGGAGAACGAGCGGATGCACCTGATGACCTTTATCGAGGTTGCGCAGCCGAACCGTTTCGAGCGCGCTTTGATCATCGCCGTGCAGCTGATCTTCTACAACTTCTACTTCTTCCTCTACCTGGTCGCGCCGCGCACCGCGCACCGCGTGGTCGGTTATTTCGAAGAAGAAGCCGTGCTCAGCTACACCCAGTACCTCGCTGAGGTTGACGCTGGGCGGCACGCAAACATTCCTGCGCCGCAGATCGCGATTGAATACTGGCAATTGCCCAGCGATGCTCGTCTACGCGACGTCATTATCGCAGTGCGTGCCGACGAGGCCGAGCACCGCGATGTGAATCATTGCTTTGTCGATAAGATCGACGAGCGGCGCGAAGGCAGCATAGCTCGCCGCCGCTCGTTGGACCGAGCCGACGCAGAGAAGGCCTAA
- a CDS encoding fumarylacetoacetate hydrolase family protein → MKLATLNDGTRDGKLVVVSKDLTRCCAAGYIAPTMQHALDNWARVAPELELLATDVEHETVPCERFHEREAHSPLPRAYQWADGSAYINHVELVRKARDAEVPESFYHDPLMYQGGSDTFLPPRADIPLGDPAWGCDMEGEVAVVVDDTPMGVSADDAASHIKLIMLVNDVSLRGLIPGELAKGFGFFQSKPSSAFSPVAVTPEELGAAWADSLIHLPLMVDYNGEAFGRAEVGKDATFNMAQLVAHAAKTRSLCAGTIIGSGTISNKGADGGPGKPVADGGLGYSCIAEIRMIETIRDGEAKTRFMRAGDTVKIEMRDAENHSIFGAIEQTVVEA, encoded by the coding sequence ATGAAACTCGCAACGCTTAATGACGGCACCCGCGACGGCAAACTGGTCGTTGTTTCAAAAGACCTCACCCGCTGCTGCGCCGCAGGATATATTGCGCCAACGATGCAGCATGCGCTCGACAATTGGGCGCGGGTTGCGCCTGAGCTTGAGCTGCTCGCCACCGATGTCGAACACGAAACGGTGCCGTGCGAGCGGTTTCATGAACGCGAAGCTCACTCCCCCCTGCCCCGCGCATATCAATGGGCGGACGGGTCGGCATATATCAATCACGTCGAGTTGGTGCGCAAAGCGCGCGATGCCGAGGTTCCTGAGAGCTTCTATCACGACCCGCTGATGTATCAGGGCGGCTCTGACACGTTCCTGCCCCCGCGCGCCGACATCCCCCTGGGCGATCCGGCATGGGGATGCGATATGGAAGGCGAAGTCGCCGTTGTCGTCGACGATACACCGATGGGTGTCTCTGCCGACGACGCGGCTAGCCACATCAAACTGATCATGCTGGTCAACGACGTAAGCCTGCGCGGTCTGATCCCCGGCGAGCTGGCCAAGGGGTTTGGCTTTTTCCAGTCAAAGCCATCCAGCGCGTTCTCACCCGTTGCCGTCACTCCCGAAGAACTGGGCGCGGCTTGGGCAGATAGCCTCATCCACCTGCCCTTGATGGTCGACTATAACGGCGAAGCCTTTGGCCGCGCCGAAGTGGGCAAGGACGCGACTTTCAACATGGCGCAGCTCGTCGCTCACGCGGCGAAGACCCGCAGTCTGTGCGCAGGCACGATCATCGGCTCAGGCACAATCTCGAACAAAGGCGCGGATGGCGGCCCGGGTAAGCCGGTGGCCGATGGCGGCCTAGGCTATTCCTGCATCGCCGAGATTCGCATGATTGAGACGATCCGCGATGGGGAAGCCAAAACGCGGTTCATGCGCGCTGGTGACACGGTGAAGATCGAAATGCGTGACGCCGAAAATCACTCGATCTTCGGCGCTATCGAGCAGACCGTGGTGGAGGCTTAG